The Blastocatellia bacterium genome includes a window with the following:
- the rfbB gene encoding dTDP-glucose 4,6-dehydratase, protein MKVFVTGGAGFIGSNFIRYWLNQYPHSQITNFDKLTYAGNLDNLTDVAAQANYRFVHGDICQYEQVSEALEPDTDLLINFAAESHVDRSIEDATDFVQTNVVGVQTLLDVARHKRVRRFVQISTDEVMGSVEPGRYFTETSPLEPNSPYAASKAAGEMLVRAAHRTYGLDVVIIRSGNCYGPYQFPEKLIPLMITNALNYMPLPIYGDGMQIRDWVYVDDYCRAADLISRHGRAGEVYCVSARSEKTNLEVVETLLRLLDRPRSLIQFVEDRPGHDRRYAIDPSKLERELGWRPKESFESGIAKTVAWYQANPHWVETVRSGAYRDYYQRMYGHRKIIR, encoded by the coding sequence GTGAAAGTTTTCGTCACAGGTGGAGCTGGGTTCATCGGCTCGAATTTCATTCGCTATTGGCTGAACCAGTATCCGCATTCGCAGATCACCAATTTCGATAAGCTCACCTACGCCGGTAATCTCGATAACCTCACTGATGTCGCCGCGCAAGCGAACTATCGCTTCGTCCACGGCGACATTTGTCAGTACGAACAGGTGAGCGAAGCGCTTGAGCCGGACACTGATCTGTTGATCAATTTCGCTGCCGAATCGCACGTGGATCGCAGCATCGAGGATGCGACCGACTTCGTTCAGACGAATGTCGTGGGGGTGCAAACGCTGCTCGATGTGGCTCGGCACAAACGAGTCAGGCGCTTCGTACAAATTTCGACCGATGAGGTCATGGGCAGCGTCGAGCCAGGCCGCTACTTCACCGAAACAAGTCCGCTCGAGCCCAACAGTCCTTATGCTGCTTCCAAAGCCGCTGGCGAGATGTTGGTACGAGCTGCGCATCGAACGTATGGTCTTGATGTCGTCATCATCCGATCGGGCAATTGCTATGGCCCGTATCAATTTCCCGAAAAGCTCATCCCGCTGATGATCACCAATGCGCTGAACTATATGCCACTGCCGATCTACGGAGACGGAATGCAGATCCGCGATTGGGTCTACGTGGATGATTACTGCCGGGCGGCTGATCTCATTAGCCGACATGGCCGCGCTGGTGAAGTCTATTGCGTCAGTGCCCGTTCGGAAAAAACTAATTTGGAAGTGGTTGAAACATTGCTGCGGTTGCTGGACAGGCCGCGTTCGTTGATTCAGTTTGTCGAAGATCGGCCGGGTCATGACCGTCGCTATGCCATTGATCCATCCAAGTTGGAACGAGAACTGGGATGGCGACCCAAGGAATCATTTGAAAGCGGCATCGCTAAGACAGTCGCCTGGTATCAAGCCAATCCCCACTGGGTTGAAACTGTGCGTAGCGGCGCCTATCGTGATTACTACCAGCGCATGTA